The Candidatus Methylacidiphilales bacterium genome contains a region encoding:
- a CDS encoding peptidylprolyl isomerase, whose amino-acid sequence MQERLELVRKKAIAEGYLFSITSPPDNYPDDEELKSAYEANKASYLMPRQLQLAQIFIALPEDAAQFEVETAQNRLDLVQKSLNQTGADFAALARGQSDDKQSGGNGGNLGWLPESMIQPDILKQAIALSKGAVSAPIRIKDGWHIIKVLDTKEAYTASYEDMHDRLIQQLRSEKAQANRNTYFTKLLGQKQISINGPELLKALGKNPEKTPQ is encoded by the coding sequence GTGCAGGAAAGGCTCGAACTCGTCCGCAAAAAAGCCATCGCCGAAGGTTATCTCTTTTCCATTACCAGTCCTCCTGACAATTATCCTGATGACGAAGAATTGAAAAGCGCCTACGAAGCGAACAAGGCCTCATACCTGATGCCCCGCCAACTGCAACTTGCCCAAATTTTTATTGCTCTTCCGGAGGATGCCGCGCAATTCGAGGTGGAGACTGCGCAAAACAGACTGGATCTCGTCCAGAAATCCCTCAACCAGACGGGAGCGGATTTTGCCGCGCTTGCGCGGGGGCAAAGCGATGACAAACAGAGTGGCGGAAATGGCGGCAATCTCGGATGGCTTCCCGAAAGCATGATTCAGCCTGACATCCTCAAGCAGGCTATTGCACTTTCGAAGGGCGCTGTATCCGCCCCGATCCGCATCAAAGATGGTTGGCATATCATCAAAGTGCTTGATACTAAGGAAGCCTATACCGCTTCGTATGAAGATATGCATGATCGATTGATTCAGCAACTTCGCTCCGAGAAAGCTCAGGCAAATCGCAATACCTATTTCACCAAGCTGTTGGGACAAAAGCAGATATCCATCAATGGCCCCGAACTACTTAAAGCCCTTGGGAAAAATCCAGAAAAAACACCTCAGTAA
- a CDS encoding type II toxin-antitoxin system HicA family toxin yields MKLPADVHGTDAVKALCRLGFTSDHQTGSHHIMRGRDRRIVVVPMHKPIKRGTLRGLIRQAGVNLDEFLGAL; encoded by the coding sequence GTGAAACTGCCAGCGGATGTTCACGGCACAGATGCCGTGAAAGCCTTGTGTCGGCTCGGCTTTACGAGCGATCATCAAACCGGTTCACACCATATCATGCGCGGAAGAGACCGACGCATTGTCGTTGTGCCGATGCACAAGCCGATTAAGCGCGGCACTCTGCGCGGGCTGATCCGGCAGGCTGGTGTAAACTTGGACGAATTCCTTGGCGCGCTGTAA